AGCAGCGCGAGCGGATTATCCACTTCTCACGGAGGGCGGCTATGGACATCGAACACCTCGGGCCGAAGATTGTGGACCAGCTTATCGAGGCTAAGCTCGTCGGGGATGTTGCCGACCTCTACGGACTCACCGTGGAGAAGCTTTTGCCCTTAGAGCGGTTCGCCGAAAAGAGCGCCGCCAACCTCGTGGCGGCGATTGAGGCTTCCAAGGGGCGGGGGCTCGACCGGCTGCTCTTCGGCCTGGGAATCCGCCACGTGGGCGAGCGGGGCGCTGGGATTTTAGCGGAGAACTTTACCGGCCTGGATGCCCTAATAGAGGTGGCCAAGAGCAAGCCCGACCAGCTAGAGGAGCTTCAAGAGATAGGCCCCGTCATGGCCGAGAGCCTGAGCCGGTTTTTCTCCGAGCCAAGAAACCTTGAGCTTATTGAGAAGCTAGAGGCAGTGGGGGTCCTAACGGAGCGAGCTCACACGGAGGCCGCAGTCTCCGAGGTTCTGGCGGGCAAGACGATCATTCTGACTGGTACCCTTAAAGGCTACACGCGCGAGCAGGCCACCCAGGCCATCGAGGCCAGAGGAGGGCGGGTCACCTCTTCGGTGTCGGTGAAGACCGACTACGCCGTAGTCGGGGCCGCTTCCGGTGCTAAGCACACTAAGGCCCTCGCCCACGGGATACGCTGCCTGAATGAGGACGAGTTCGAGCTACTCTTGGCCGGGCGTCTTCCCGGGCCAGGGTAGGTGAGCGCGGCTCGAATGCGACCTACATGGGCAAATTCAATTGTAATCTTTACTTTTCCGCCTGATAGTCAGAATTACGACTTCTGGGATTATCTAACCTTCAATAGTAATACCGCTAGGTACAAAGTACGTCGGGTCAATCTCCGTCAGGCCAATTTTTTCTTCGTGTTTCCTGACACGATCAAAGAGCCTCATGACAGCCGTCTCTACGGCGTGGTAGTCAAGCGCGTCGACGATTACCGTGTCGCGCATATTGCCATCAGGATCGGGCACTTGGCGGGATCTCTTAATACCCTCATCGATTGCTTTTCGGTTTGGAATACCGAGGTTCTTGAGCGCCATTTGGAGGACGTCGCGAGTATATTGGCGGGGGCCGTAGATGGCGCCTTGGTAAAGTGCCTCGGCAAAGCGTGACTCCTCGGGAAGGAGGTGCATAGCAGGCATCCCAAAATGCTTGATCACTTCAACCAACGCCTCAAGCGCCTGGGCGGGATAGTAGTACAGATACAGACGAGCAAGTTCGAGAAAGAAATTGAAGTGGGCGGCTTCGTCTCTGGCAATCGTTTTTGCGGCCTTGACCAGCACCGGGTCAGCAGAGTTTGTAAATCCAGGTTTGTCGCTCTTGCCCATCGCAATTAGTTCGAGATTCAGGTAATTCAGTTGCGTAGCTCGCTCTTGGATGACGGTATAGAACGTCAAGTGAAGAGCATCATCCCATGGCAGCTGCCACTCCCCGTTGCGCAAGAAGTCCATGTAATCTTCAATCCACTCAGGCGTTCGGAAGCGCAAGAATAGCAAGGTGTTCCGCCAGAGGTCGGCGTGCTTTTCTTCCTCTGCACCCCAACGCAGTTGGTATTGCGAGCGACCGTAACTTTTGCGCATCATGTGGGTTGCCTTGGAGGTGTAGTCTGGCACATACTGTTCGATTGCAAAAAAACCTTCGATAACGGAATTCAGCTCAGGCGAGTGATCAGTGCGTAGAGCGCGCCAGTTGAATGATGAGTCCGGGTGCCAGTTACGGGCCTCTTGTGAGCGAACCGTATACCAACGATATAATGCTCTGATACAGCGCTCAATAATTCTATCTTTCTCCTGCCGACTCAACAGCCCGGCAGGAAAAGGTGGGCGTTGCTCTTCAATTTCTTTGACAATCGTCTCGTCAGGTTTGGCAATTGTCATTATCTCCTCCTGGATTAGATGAGGGGGGTGTTGACCTATCCAATTTATTATACCACCTTTTGGAGTTTTGTGGGTTTCTTCTTTCTTAGGAGATGGTTTGGGCTAATTGGGGAGCGGGCAGGCCCCAAACGCTTCCCGGGGACAAAAACGGAGGGTTGCTCGCATTCTTGTAAAGAGGGGCGTCCTGCGAGATGATAGACAGGTAAAGGCCGAACCCTGTTGTGAGGGATGCACGATGACTCGGGGCAGTAAGGGCGGTATCCAGGTGATAACGGAGAACCGCAAGGCCCGCCGCGACTACCACCTGGAGGAGTCCTTTGAGGCCGGCTTGGTGCTCGTGGGCACCGAAGTAAAGAGCCTGCGCGAGGGACTGGGCAACCTGAGCGACGCTTACTGCGGCGTTGTGGACGGCGAGCTCTGGCTCTTG
This is a stretch of genomic DNA from Nitrospinota bacterium. It encodes these proteins:
- a CDS encoding acyl-ACP desaturase, with protein sequence MTIAKPDETIVKEIEEQRPPFPAGLLSRQEKDRIIERCIRALYRWYTVRSQEARNWHPDSSFNWRALRTDHSPELNSVIEGFFAIEQYVPDYTSKATHMMRKSYGRSQYQLRWGAEEEKHADLWRNTLLFLRFRTPEWIEDYMDFLRNGEWQLPWDDALHLTFYTVIQERATQLNYLNLELIAMGKSDKPGFTNSADPVLVKAAKTIARDEAAHFNFFLELARLYLYYYPAQALEALVEVIKHFGMPAMHLLPEESRFAEALYQGAIYGPRQYTRDVLQMALKNLGIPNRKAIDEGIKRSRQVPDPDGNMRDTVIVDALDYHAVETAVMRLFDRVRKHEEKIGLTEIDPTYFVPSGITIEG